TGTACGTAGACCTTACTCCTAACTTGTAAAGGTAAAAACACCTAAATTTCCGgggaaaaatataaattcaaattatctcATTACAAATTTAACCATAATATCTACTATTTTATTTGAAGGTTACTACACATATGGGGGAGTAGCATATAAAGCTTCACCTTTACCAAATGGTTCAAGTTTAAGAAAATGCAAGGCAATTGTGTGGAAGACACTTAAGTTAAATGCACCATGTAAATATTATACTTGTACTTTTAATGGTGTATGGAATGGTGGAGGTCTTGATGCTatcaagaatatatatatttcatcatttttctttgaTATGGCTTCTGAGGTAATACGTATATAATTATTCATCAATTCTTACTTCCCAATATTGAAGAACGTAACATAAATATCAGCAGAGGCCAAGATAAAGAACacgttatatatattattgagtACATTGTAACATGAGTTATTATATTACAGGTTAATATTGTTGATCCAAAAGCATCATCAGGCAAAGCTAAACCAATACAATACCTAAATGCAGCCAAGATTGCTTGCAAGCTAAAAGCTGAAGAAGTAAAATATGTGTTTCCTAATGTGGATAGTAAAGATCTCCCATATCTTTGCATGGATATGATATACCAATTCTCTTTACTTGTGGATGGATTTGGTAAGTTTTGGTATAACGACGCtgtttgtataaatatttttagctactataaaaaaacatataacatgacataaatatcaattttgaaataaacttGACCGTTATGATGAAATGCTATTATAGAGAATGCCAGTTATAGAGAGTCTGTAACAATAAAGTCACTCAACGTTACTATCTAAttgttataataataaatatatcttgATATATGGGTAGGATTTATCGTTATAGCAGGTAAAGTTTACTGACTTTGTTGTTATACTTCGTCTGTATCATTTTATGTGATTAGGTGTGTATAATGTATCAAAATACCCTTTGATTCTTGtggtataaaaaaatatgtcacATGGAATGTAAAGTTTAAGAGTTAAAATATCGTAGAAAGTAACATTCTCTTATATACAAACTAAAGAAAATTAAGAcacatataaattaaatgagAGGGAGTAGTTGGTACGATTActttaatcaaacaaaaaagtaGTTTTGTTATACTATTGTTATAGTGAATAGAATTCAGTTACTTAACGtaacaaaaaatagtttttatgactttataattatgataaatataGTTTAATGACTATACGtgaaattaattcatattttgttGGAATATTAACAAATAAGTAGAGTTTtaatcaattcatttttttggattatttttcAGGTTTGAATCCTCATAGAGAGATTACATTGGTGCATgatattaattacaaaaataatcgTGTGGAAGCAGCATGGCCATTGGGTTGTGCAATTGACGTAGtctcatcatcatcttcaaggACTCACATTTCATcttcttaattaaatattatttctaatctaattaattaattaatgcttTGTAAGGCATTGTGTTTCTCTTGTTTAATTTACANNNNNNNNNNNNNNNNNNNNNNNNNNNNNNNNNNNNNNNNNNNNNNNNNNNNATTCAAAAAAACGATAATATTGAGATGAAGTTAGAGTTGAGGTGTTCAAACACATTAAAGTCGATATGCTTAAATCATCACTCCCTTATTTTGATCAAGAATATATATGTTGCACTAGCATATGTGGAGACTTTAATCTCTCTTAATGGTCTGTATTATATTACAActaagtttaatttatttattttcgtaTTTCATTAATTCGAGTTTTTGCTAtgtat
This genomic stretch from Solanum stenotomum isolate F172 unplaced genomic scaffold, ASM1918654v1 scaffold9653, whole genome shotgun sequence harbors:
- the LOC125853165 gene encoding apyrase-like, which gives rise to YYTYGGVAYKASPLPNGSSLRKCKAIVWKTLKLNAPCKYYTCTFNGVWNGGGLDAIKNIYISSFFFDMASEVNIVDPKASSGKAKPIQYLNAAKIACKLKAEEVKYVFPNVDSKDLPYLCMDMIYQFSLLVDGFGLNPHREITLVHDINYKNNRVEAAWPLGCAIDVVSSSSSRTHISSS